Proteins co-encoded in one Granulicella cerasi genomic window:
- a CDS encoding MBL fold metallo-hydrolase: protein MRLQTSLFAVASLLFAASTGLAQNAPPSPWKKSTGFTNDWQHLKETSLPLAPGVSLLHASGGNTLVLTGPDGTLLVDPSFAQVAPALQAKLKEMGASPVRFVIDSHLHADHSGANGVFHTAGATVIAQDNVRARMSRTQVSPQRTTSAAPADQLPTLTYDHSLHLYLDGENVVLDHLHPSHTDGDTAVFLEHANVVHLGDVFINGMYPYIDVNNGGNIDGYFPALDDVLARTDDKSKIIPGHGDLADKARLQFYRNMLKTVRDRVAAEVAKGATLEQIWATHPSHEFDAEWASDRITPEDFAAMIYQSLTGKRLDYKPGLLR from the coding sequence ATGCGCCTGCAGACTTCGCTCTTCGCCGTAGCTTCCCTGCTCTTCGCTGCGTCCACCGGCCTTGCGCAAAACGCGCCTCCGTCTCCGTGGAAGAAGTCGACCGGCTTCACCAATGATTGGCAGCACCTAAAAGAGACGAGTCTGCCGCTCGCTCCCGGAGTCAGCCTGCTACATGCCTCCGGCGGCAACACGCTGGTGCTCACCGGGCCTGACGGCACGCTGCTCGTCGACCCAAGCTTTGCGCAGGTGGCGCCCGCGCTGCAGGCGAAGCTGAAGGAGATGGGCGCATCGCCTGTGCGGTTCGTCATCGACTCGCATCTCCACGCAGACCACAGCGGCGCCAACGGTGTCTTTCATACAGCGGGGGCGACAGTGATCGCGCAGGACAACGTGCGCGCGCGCATGTCGCGCACACAGGTGTCTCCGCAACGCACGACTTCTGCCGCCCCCGCAGATCAACTGCCCACGCTGACGTACGACCACTCGCTACATCTCTATCTGGACGGCGAAAATGTCGTGCTTGATCACCTGCATCCTTCGCACACCGATGGCGATACAGCTGTGTTTCTCGAGCACGCCAATGTAGTGCATCTGGGCGATGTCTTCATCAACGGCATGTATCCATACATCGACGTCAACAACGGCGGCAACATCGATGGATACTTCCCCGCCCTTGACGATGTGCTGGCGCGCACGGATGACAAAAGCAAGATCATTCCCGGCCACGGAGACCTGGCCGATAAAGCACGCCTGCAGTTCTATCGCAACATGCTGAAGACGGTCCGTGATCGCGTCGCAGCCGAGGTGGCCAAGGGAGCAACGCTGGAACAGATCTGGGCCACGCATCCTTCGCATGAATTTGACGCCGAGTGGGCCAGCGACCGGATCACGCCCGAAGATTTCGCCGCGATGATCTACCAAAGCCTGACCGGCAAGCGCCTGGACTATAAGCCCGGCCTGCTTCGCTGA
- a CDS encoding TonB-dependent receptor: protein MSTLSGLFYARFRSMPARRAGLLTLTAWAAAAFAVFPIQAHAIVVRGRLTNARGKPVARGQVKLMHGKTVATYAFSDAHGRYEIRFAQAGRFTLIGLGRGYTPAVVDEFYGGATEIIEKNVVLSLTEVRQEVSVTATGLPTPLPQLTAPVSLVKTEDLDLRTGVSDELRMQPGAFIVQTGQGVGVTSLFMRGGPSDGNKVVLDGVPLNDVGGGFDFGTVGSTGIDGIETYRGPDSVLYGTDAESSVVSFTTPRGRGTFPLFSYSGDAGNFHQVRNEVAVGGAISKLDYYGAFSRYNTSNALANDATHLITSVGNVGYRVLPRLTLRGIVRDSVVAQGLPGAYDFLGLTVLGRQQDHDLYAQGNLDYSTKGDWHHFVRYGVARKGETARYFGNVGTPVVFYPGTSYSYTSYFGNPVTIRGANGYSASGQASIFNSDDYLTSNRDELYYQTDKRFNRHITALGAFRYIDERGGSVVPSYGTDRKIERTNFEYTMQLQGDWSNRLFYSVGGAIEKNHLYGVAAEPRIGLAWFPGIRRFAGTKLRANFSKGVSEPALADEFTSLYRQLTPAQIAQFRVTPLTSKRSRTYDIGIDQSLFGNKLVAKLGYFHNMFDHQLDYIDVGTLAKITGQSISSTGIFGAEANTLAYRAQGIEAEVEWKPTEHLFVHGGYTYLDGRVVQSFSTDAAYGGLSTTNPNLPNVPIGSSYPLIGARPFRRPPHSGYAAINYTRRKWGVSAQAAMASRSDDSTFLSYSDINGDNTLLLPNRNLDFGYVKVDAGGTYSLKRRAQLFLQLTNLTNNQHIGPIGYPGLPFSIRAGMKFQLGGK from the coding sequence ATGTCGACTCTATCTGGGCTTTTCTACGCCCGTTTTCGATCCATGCCTGCACGCCGTGCTGGTCTTCTTACGCTGACGGCCTGGGCTGCAGCGGCCTTTGCTGTCTTCCCGATACAAGCTCATGCCATCGTCGTGCGTGGTCGCCTGACCAATGCTCGTGGCAAGCCTGTCGCTCGCGGACAGGTCAAGCTGATGCACGGTAAGACCGTTGCCACCTATGCGTTTTCTGACGCCCATGGCCGCTACGAAATTCGTTTCGCACAGGCAGGACGCTTCACGCTGATCGGCCTGGGCCGCGGCTATACGCCCGCCGTGGTCGATGAATTCTACGGCGGTGCTACCGAAATCATCGAGAAGAACGTGGTGCTTTCGCTGACGGAGGTCCGTCAGGAAGTTTCCGTAACCGCTACCGGCCTCCCTACGCCGCTGCCGCAGCTCACCGCGCCTGTATCGCTGGTGAAGACCGAAGATCTTGACCTTCGCACAGGCGTAAGCGACGAACTACGCATGCAGCCGGGCGCGTTCATCGTGCAGACGGGGCAGGGCGTCGGCGTGACCTCACTCTTCATGCGTGGAGGACCGTCGGACGGCAACAAGGTCGTGCTCGACGGTGTGCCTTTGAACGACGTTGGGGGAGGCTTCGACTTCGGCACTGTAGGCTCGACAGGAATCGACGGTATTGAGACCTACCGCGGGCCTGATTCTGTGCTCTATGGCACCGATGCGGAAAGCTCCGTCGTGAGCTTCACCACGCCGCGCGGCAGGGGAACGTTCCCGCTCTTCAGCTACAGTGGCGATGCTGGCAACTTCCATCAGGTGCGAAACGAAGTCGCTGTGGGTGGAGCGATCAGCAAGCTTGATTACTATGGCGCGTTCTCGCGTTACAACACGTCGAACGCCTTGGCCAATGATGCGACGCACCTCATCACCAGCGTCGGCAACGTGGGTTATCGCGTGCTGCCTCGTCTGACGCTGCGCGGCATCGTGCGAGACTCCGTTGTGGCGCAGGGGCTGCCCGGCGCGTATGACTTCCTCGGCCTCACCGTGCTCGGCAGGCAACAGGACCACGACCTGTACGCCCAGGGCAATCTGGACTACTCCACCAAAGGCGATTGGCACCACTTCGTGCGTTATGGTGTGGCTCGCAAGGGTGAAACCGCGCGCTACTTCGGCAACGTGGGCACGCCCGTGGTTTTTTACCCCGGCACGTCCTACAGCTACACCAGCTACTTCGGCAACCCCGTCACGATCCGCGGCGCAAACGGCTATAGCGCTTCCGGTCAGGCCAGCATCTTCAACAGTGACGATTACCTTACCTCCAACCGCGATGAGCTTTACTACCAGACGGACAAACGCTTCAATCGCCACATCACAGCGTTGGGTGCGTTCCGTTACATCGACGAACGTGGCGGCAGTGTTGTTCCTTCCTATGGCACTGATCGCAAGATCGAGCGCACAAACTTCGAGTACACCATGCAGTTGCAGGGTGATTGGTCCAATCGACTCTTCTACTCCGTGGGCGGCGCTATCGAGAAGAACCACCTCTACGGCGTTGCGGCGGAGCCTCGCATCGGCCTTGCGTGGTTCCCGGGCATTCGTCGCTTTGCGGGAACGAAGCTGCGCGCGAACTTCTCGAAGGGCGTGAGTGAGCCTGCGCTGGCAGATGAGTTCACCTCGCTGTATCGCCAGCTCACACCGGCGCAGATCGCGCAGTTCCGCGTCACGCCGCTTACGTCCAAGCGTTCGCGCACCTACGACATCGGCATCGACCAGTCGCTCTTCGGCAACAAGCTGGTCGCGAAGCTCGGCTACTTCCACAACATGTTCGACCATCAGTTGGACTACATTGACGTCGGTACACTGGCGAAGATCACGGGCCAGTCGATTTCGAGCACGGGCATCTTTGGCGCCGAAGCCAACACGCTCGCCTATCGCGCGCAGGGCATCGAAGCCGAGGTGGAGTGGAAGCCGACGGAGCATCTGTTCGTCCACGGCGGATACACGTACCTTGATGGTCGGGTCGTGCAGTCCTTCTCCACCGACGCAGCGTACGGTGGCTTGTCCACGACGAACCCCAACCTGCCGAATGTGCCGATCGGTTCAAGCTATCCGCTGATTGGCGCGCGTCCGTTCCGTCGCCCGCCACATTCGGGTTATGCGGCCATCAACTACACGCGCAGGAAGTGGGGCGTCAGCGCGCAGGCGGCCATGGCGAGCCGGTCGGATGATTCAACCTTCCTCTCCTATTCGGACATCAACGGCGACAACACGCTGCTGCTGCCGAACCGCAACCTGGACTTCGGCTACGTGAAGGTGGATGCAGGCGGAACTTATAGCCTGAAACGCCGCGCACAGCTGTTCCTGCAGCTGACAAACCTCACCAACAACCAGCACATCGGGCCGATCGGCTATCCTGGACTGCCTTTCAGCATCCGCGCAGGGATGAAGTTCCAGCTCGGCGGCAAATAA
- a CDS encoding glycosyltransferase family 2 protein: protein MPKYSIVVPFHNEEENVTRLYDRVKDVLEQVGSSFEMVFVDDGSRDRTYRLLEEIAAVDSRVLLIKLRRNFGQTSALAAGFDHATGEYVLAMDGDLQHDPAEIPQFLAKLEEGYDVVSGWRAQRRDNALMRRLPSRVANWMMAKLSGVQIHDFGTTFKAYRRDVIQNIPLYGEMHRFIPALASWYGASICEVPISNPSREAGKSHYGISRTFRVFFDLLTIRFLLKYMTRPLHFFGSVGSLGVVGGFGISLWLLMHKLMTHADVVDEHAPWFMIAAVLILAGIQLIGIGLLGELQVRHFFTQSQRSPYAVDRVVRMKPSEESLLR from the coding sequence GTGCCAAAGTACTCCATCGTCGTGCCGTTTCACAACGAGGAAGAGAACGTCACGCGCCTCTATGACCGCGTGAAGGACGTTCTCGAACAGGTCGGCTCGTCGTTCGAGATGGTCTTCGTGGACGATGGTTCGCGTGACCGCACCTACCGCCTGCTCGAAGAGATCGCAGCGGTGGATTCGCGCGTGCTGCTCATCAAGTTGCGACGCAACTTCGGTCAGACCTCGGCGCTGGCCGCGGGCTTCGATCATGCCACCGGCGAGTATGTGCTGGCGATGGATGGCGACCTGCAGCATGATCCCGCAGAGATTCCGCAATTCCTTGCCAAGCTCGAAGAAGGCTACGACGTGGTGAGCGGATGGCGCGCGCAACGGCGTGACAACGCGTTGATGCGCCGCCTGCCTTCGCGCGTCGCGAACTGGATGATGGCGAAGCTGAGTGGCGTGCAGATTCATGATTTCGGCACCACCTTCAAGGCGTATCGGCGCGATGTGATCCAGAACATTCCGTTGTACGGCGAGATGCATCGCTTCATCCCCGCGCTGGCAAGCTGGTATGGCGCGAGCATCTGCGAGGTGCCGATCTCGAACCCCTCACGCGAAGCAGGCAAGAGCCACTACGGCATCTCGCGTACCTTCCGCGTCTTCTTCGATCTGCTGACGATTCGCTTCCTGCTGAAGTACATGACGCGTCCGCTGCACTTCTTCGGCAGCGTGGGTTCGTTGGGCGTCGTTGGCGGCTTCGGCATTTCGCTGTGGCTGCTGATGCACAAGCTGATGACTCATGCTGATGTCGTGGACGAACATGCGCCGTGGTTCATGATCGCCGCTGTACTCATCCTGGCGGGCATTCAGTTGATCGGCATCGGGCTGCTTGGCGAGTTGCAGGTGCGGCACTTCTTCACGCAGTCGCAGCGTTCGCCCTATGCGGTGGACCGCGTGGTGCGCATGAAGCCCAGCGAAGAAAGTCTGTTGCGCTAG
- a CDS encoding quinone oxidoreductase family protein produces MRAIQIEKTGGPDVLQLKDLPQPTPAAGQVLVHVEAAGINFIDIYQREGRYPLPLPFVPGSEGAGTVEEVGVGVTEFKRGDRVAWASVRGSYAEYVVAETSALVHVPSNVRMDDAAAVMLQGITAHYLSHDTYAIKAGDTVLVHAGAGGVGLLLTQMAKSLGARVLTTVSTMQKAELSRAAGADRVINYVTESFVEAVKQESGGEGLPVVYDSVGKTTFEDSLKCLRPRGLMVLFGASSGAVPPFDLIRLSQTGSLYVTRPTMGDYIRTRVELERRVRDIFNAIGDGSLTVNIGARYKLEDAQRAHEDLQARKTTGKVLLTL; encoded by the coding sequence ATGCGTGCGATCCAGATCGAAAAGACCGGCGGCCCTGACGTTCTCCAACTGAAGGACCTTCCCCAGCCCACACCGGCAGCAGGCCAGGTGCTGGTGCACGTGGAAGCCGCGGGCATCAACTTCATCGACATTTATCAGCGCGAAGGTCGTTATCCTCTGCCGCTGCCTTTCGTGCCTGGATCAGAAGGCGCGGGCACGGTCGAAGAGGTCGGCGTAGGTGTCACGGAGTTCAAGCGTGGCGATCGCGTAGCGTGGGCGTCCGTACGCGGATCCTATGCGGAGTACGTCGTTGCTGAGACGAGTGCGCTGGTGCATGTGCCTTCGAACGTTCGCATGGACGATGCTGCAGCGGTGATGCTGCAGGGCATCACCGCACACTATCTCTCGCATGACACCTATGCCATCAAGGCCGGCGATACCGTGCTCGTACACGCGGGCGCTGGTGGCGTTGGCCTTCTGCTGACGCAGATGGCGAAGTCGCTCGGGGCGCGTGTGTTGACGACGGTATCAACGATGCAGAAGGCGGAGCTTTCGCGCGCTGCCGGGGCAGATCGCGTTATCAATTACGTCACCGAAAGTTTCGTCGAGGCGGTGAAGCAGGAGTCTGGAGGCGAAGGCTTGCCTGTGGTGTATGACTCGGTGGGCAAGACGACGTTTGAGGACTCGCTCAAGTGCCTTCGCCCACGCGGCTTGATGGTGCTCTTCGGCGCATCGAGCGGAGCCGTTCCGCCGTTTGATCTCATCCGGCTCTCGCAAACCGGCTCGCTCTATGTGACGCGTCCTACGATGGGCGACTACATTCGCACCCGCGTGGAACTCGAGCGTCGCGTGCGCGACATCTTCAACGCGATCGGTGATGGCTCGCTTACGGTGAATATTGGCGCGCGGTACAAGCTTGAAGACGCGCAACGCGCGCACGAGGACCTGCAGGCACGCAAGACCACAGGCAAGGTCTTGCTGACACTCTAG
- a CDS encoding MarR family winged helix-turn-helix transcriptional regulator, with amino-acid sequence MAKSAREETHVWLVMMKAYQAIMKYSLADMTCSGLGDSDFRVLELLLHKGCMPVNTLGPKVGLTPGAISIAVDRLFDRELVTRVESTEDRRVRIVSLTASGRALIEPLFEKHAAAMARVFSKFNEDELMQFEAFLKTAGRQAEALSQNRN; translated from the coding sequence ATGGCGAAGTCCGCTCGAGAAGAGACCCACGTCTGGCTGGTGATGATGAAGGCCTATCAGGCCATCATGAAGTACTCGCTCGCCGATATGACGTGCTCCGGTTTGGGGGACTCGGACTTCCGCGTGCTGGAGCTTCTGCTGCACAAGGGCTGTATGCCCGTGAACACGCTCGGACCCAAGGTAGGACTGACGCCCGGAGCGATCTCGATTGCCGTGGATCGCTTGTTCGACCGTGAACTGGTCACGCGTGTCGAAAGCACGGAAGATCGCCGCGTCCGCATCGTCTCGCTCACCGCATCAGGTCGCGCTCTCATCGAGCCGCTTTTCGAGAAACACGCTGCCGCGATGGCGAGAGTCTTCTCCAAGTTCAATGAAGACGAGTTGATGCAGTTTGAGGCGTTTCTGAAAACAGCGGGTCGGCAAGCAGAAGCACTATCTCAGAACCGCAATTAA
- a CDS encoding RodZ family helix-turn-helix domain-containing protein: MTLKRILWTVVVIVLAIGIYYWYQQRSDEDTLKAGGVTSSDNSYSAASKARMDSGAVDLDGRPVNTTPSPAPVRQLQPTPTPAPVVTQNTPVATPVSATAPDNSMPAGDTLSPDAPAGMAFGGSGKFQWYRQGNLTWRINTQSGATCIAFATMEEWEKPIVYTHGCGNA, translated from the coding sequence ATGACGCTGAAGCGTATTCTCTGGACCGTGGTCGTGATCGTGCTCGCCATCGGGATCTACTACTGGTATCAGCAGCGCAGCGATGAAGACACGCTGAAGGCAGGCGGTGTCACCTCGTCTGACAACTCCTACTCGGCCGCCTCCAAGGCGCGCATGGACTCCGGCGCCGTGGATCTCGACGGTCGCCCGGTGAATACGACTCCCTCGCCTGCTCCGGTGCGTCAGCTACAACCGACACCGACACCCGCTCCCGTCGTCACGCAGAACACCCCGGTCGCAACACCGGTCAGCGCGACTGCGCCCGACAACTCGATGCCCGCAGGCGACACGCTTTCTCCGGACGCTCCCGCAGGCATGGCCTTCGGCGGCTCGGGTAAATTCCAGTGGTATCGCCAGGGCAATCTGACCTGGCGCATCAACACGCAGAGCGGCGCGACCTGCATCGCTTTCGCCACGATGGAAGAGTGGGAAAAGCCGATCGTCTACACGCACGGTTGCGGCAACGCCTAA
- a CDS encoding toxin-antitoxin system HicB family antitoxin, whose protein sequence is MEPEFKRHQSFPLRLSPSVREHATSIARSEGISLNHFVSLAIAEKISRMEHDLWMARERSVPSQPPGRPNLTHTN, encoded by the coding sequence ATGGAACCGGAATTCAAGCGGCACCAGAGTTTCCCACTCCGTTTATCTCCCTCGGTCCGTGAACATGCAACGTCCATTGCACGTTCTGAAGGAATTTCTCTCAATCACTTCGTCAGCCTTGCGATCGCGGAGAAGATCAGTCGCATGGAACATGATTTATGGATGGCACGGGAGAGATCCGTTCCCTCACAACCTCCAGGAAGGCCCAACCTGACGCACACCAACTAG
- a CDS encoding HD-GYP domain-containing protein, which translates to MLKYSAILTSLMNALSCTEGYPEGHVLRSCIIGMRIARRVGLSPAEMQDLYYALLLKDAGSSFNSFRMSSILGFPLGSPEKTPRQLTGYSWLGLRRVLGKLHTRSRAALLLGSEAESEANRKSADIARELGMSWDTADYIYHIGERWDGRGVPDGLRGPSIPVCAQLIKLAQTLDAFRAAYGEANAMAMLQKRCVGWFDRALVRLASMLERSGVLWKQLESDDLLQMTLSLEPEPRGIDFDSSAVDHVCEAFAKIIDSYSHFTHEHSTHVMRLALSIAKVMGVASEDIATLRRAALLHDIGKLAIPVAILEKAGPLTVEERRTMEAHARLSGELLRKIPSFDSIAAVAESHHEKLDGSGYPFGKNADSLSLLSRILAVADIYEALSSSRPYRDALTPEQAMVILRTDAGTKLDARCMDALEYVVSGIKRQHEVA; encoded by the coding sequence ATGCTGAAATATTCGGCGATCCTTACGTCGCTGATGAACGCCCTGAGCTGCACCGAGGGTTACCCCGAAGGCCATGTGCTGCGCAGCTGCATCATCGGCATGCGGATCGCCCGCCGCGTCGGTCTCTCACCTGCCGAGATGCAGGACCTTTACTACGCTCTGCTGCTCAAGGACGCGGGCTCCAGCTTCAACTCGTTCCGCATGTCGAGCATTCTGGGGTTTCCTCTAGGCTCGCCCGAGAAGACGCCGCGCCAACTGACCGGCTATAGCTGGCTCGGACTGCGCCGCGTTCTCGGAAAGCTGCATACGCGGTCGCGGGCTGCACTGCTGCTCGGGTCGGAGGCGGAAAGCGAGGCAAATCGAAAGTCCGCCGACATTGCGCGTGAGCTCGGCATGAGCTGGGACACGGCCGACTACATTTATCACATCGGCGAGCGCTGGGACGGCCGCGGCGTGCCCGATGGTCTCCGTGGCCCGAGCATTCCGGTGTGCGCACAACTGATCAAACTTGCGCAGACGCTTGATGCCTTCCGCGCCGCGTATGGCGAAGCGAATGCGATGGCCATGCTGCAGAAGCGTTGCGTGGGATGGTTTGACCGAGCGCTGGTGCGGCTTGCGTCCATGCTCGAGCGCTCCGGCGTGCTGTGGAAGCAGCTTGAGAGCGACGACCTGCTGCAGATGACGTTGTCCCTCGAGCCCGAGCCGCGTGGCATCGACTTCGACTCCTCCGCGGTCGATCACGTTTGCGAAGCCTTTGCCAAGATCATCGATTCCTACTCGCACTTCACGCACGAGCACTCGACGCACGTGATGCGCCTGGCGCTTTCCATCGCCAAGGTGATGGGGGTGGCATCAGAAGATATCGCGACGTTGCGCCGTGCGGCGCTGCTGCACGACATCGGGAAGCTCGCCATCCCTGTGGCGATCCTTGAGAAAGCGGGGCCTCTCACTGTGGAAGAGCGCCGCACAATGGAGGCTCACGCGAGGCTGAGTGGGGAGCTGCTGCGCAAGATTCCAAGCTTCGACTCGATCGCAGCTGTCGCTGAATCGCACCACGAAAAGCTGGACGGAAGCGGCTATCCCTTCGGCAAGAATGCGGACTCTCTCTCGCTCTTGTCACGCATTCTTGCGGTGGCCGACATCTATGAAGCACTCTCGAGCAGCAGACCGTATCGCGATGCCCTTACGCCCGAGCAGGCGATGGTCATCCTGCGTACGGACGCAGGGACGAAGCTCGATGCTCGGTGTATGGATGCGCTGGAGTATGTGGTGTCTGGCATCAAGCGTCAGCACGAAGTGGCATAA
- a CDS encoding YciI family protein, with the protein MPTFVLRLHPPRPSFPQDMTEDERKIMLAHREYLQQHFDAGTLLLFGGVYEEGNPHGIALLDNVEAADVDRFIAEDPSVIAGLNRYTYAPMMLGGIQGPRS; encoded by the coding sequence ATGCCTACGTTCGTATTGCGTCTGCATCCGCCGCGACCGTCCTTTCCGCAGGACATGACCGAAGACGAGCGCAAGATCATGCTTGCGCATCGCGAGTATCTGCAGCAACACTTCGACGCGGGCACGCTGCTGCTCTTCGGCGGCGTCTATGAAGAGGGCAACCCTCATGGCATCGCGTTGCTCGACAACGTCGAAGCGGCCGACGTGGATCGCTTCATCGCCGAAGATCCGTCTGTGATCGCCGGGCTCAATCGATACACCTATGCGCCGATGATGCTGGGCGGCATTCAAGGCCCGCGCAGCTAA